In Vigna radiata var. radiata cultivar VC1973A unplaced genomic scaffold, Vradiata_ver6 scaffold_283, whole genome shotgun sequence, one genomic interval encodes:
- the LOC106779452 gene encoding protein trichome birefringence-like 41: MSESVQRGFFFLFFFFLLLLLKVRGSVYDANGDFFTGTWVLDKSYPLYQPSTCPFIEREFRCEGNGRPDLIYTHYRWQPLASKLLRFDGQDFLEKTRGKSIMFVGDSLSRNQWQSLTCLLHSAVPNSNYTLARVGDVSIFTLTEYNVKVMLDRNVYLVDVVKEKIGRVLKLDTIEGSKLWQGIDMLIFNTWHWWYRRGPTQPWDYIQLGNKILKDMDRMKAFEEALKTWGKWVDSNVDPTKVKVFFQGISPSHYNGSLWNEPSAKSCLRQKTPVPGSTYPGGLPPAVAVLKGVLRTIKTPVTLLDITTLSLLRKDGHPSIYGLGGATGMDCSHWCLPGVPDTWNEILYNLI, from the exons ATGAGTGAGAGTGTACAACGCggtttcttctttttgttcttcttcttcctgctTCTTCTGTTAAAGGTGAGAGGTTCAGTTTATGATGCCAATGGTGATTTTTTCACGGGCACATGGGTGCTGGACAAATCCTACCCGCTTTATCAGCCGTCCACGTGCCCATTCATCGAGCGCGAGTTCAGGTGCGAAGGGAATGGACGGCCTGATCTGATTTACACCCATTATCGATGGCAACCACTTGCCAGCAAATTACTCAG ATTTGATGGGCAAGATTTTCTGGAGAAGACGAGAGGGAAGAGCATCATGTTCGTGGGAGATTCACTGAGCAGGAATCAATGGCAGTCGTTGACTTGTTTGCTTCATTCAGCAGTGCCCAATTCAAATTATACTTTAGCTAGAGTTGGAGATGTTTCAATTTTCACATTAACG GAATATAATGTTAAAGTGATGCTAGATAGGAACGTGTATCTAGTTGACGTTGTGAAAGAGAAAATAGGGAGAGTGTTGAAGCTGGATACAATAGAAGGAAGCAAACTGTGGCAAGGGATTGATATGCTTATCTTCAACACATGGCACTGGTGGTACCGAAGAGGACCCACTCAACC ATGGGATTATATCCAACTGGGAAATAAAATCTTGAAAGACATGGATCGGATGAAGGCTTTTGAAGAAGCACTTAAGACATGGGGTAAATGGGTTGACTCAAACGTTGACCCTACAAAAGTGAAGGTCTTCTTTCAAGGAATTTCTCCATCTCACTACAA TGGCAGCCTATGGAATGAGCCAAGTGCAAAGAGCTGCCTCCGGCAGAAGACACCGGTGCCCGGATCAACCTACCCCGGCGGATTGCCACCGGCTGTGGCGGTGCTGAAGGGTGTGCTGAGAACAATCAAAACACCAGTGACATTGCTTGACATCACAACCCTATCACTGCTAAGAAAAGATGGACACCCTTCCATTTATGGCTTAGGTGGAGCTACAGGAATGGATTGCAGCCATTGGTGTCTTCCTGGTGTTCCAGACACTTGGAATGAAATACTTTACAACCTTATTTGA